From the Streptomyces nodosus genome, the window AGCAGCGGCTCGAGCAGCTCGCCCGTATCTCCACGGAACTGGGCGAGGCGGCGGCGCCGGGAAAGGCGGGCTGAGCGCAGATGGGATTCCTCGACATCCTGTTCGGTCGCACCAAGCCCGTGGCGCCCGACCTCGACCAGCTCTTCGCCCTGCCCTCGGCGGCGATCACGCTGGAGGCCGCGGCCGGGTTCACCCCGACCGGGACCGGAGCGGTCTGCTTCGCCACCGTCGAGGGCGGTGCCTTCGCCGAGACCAACCGCGAGGTGCAGGCGCTCCTCGACGCGGACACCGACCGCACCGGACCGCCCGTCGAGCTGCAACGGGACGACTACGGGTACTCCTGGCTGGTGTCCCGCCGTACGCCCGAGCAGCTGACCGCGCTGGTCAACGATCTGCACGCGGTGAACAGCGCGATGGAGGTCAACGGTTTCGGACCGCAGCTGCTGTGTTCGACGGCCTGCTTCGAGGACGGGCGCGGGCGGCGGCTGGCCCTGGTGTATCTCTACAAGCGCGGCACCTTCTACCCCTTCGCGCCGCTCGCCGAGCAGGGCGAACGGCGCGACAACCCGCTGGAACTGCAGATCAAGGCGGTGCTCGCCGACGATCTGCGGATCGAGCAGGACCTCGGCCGCTGGTTCCCGATCTGGGGCGCCCCCGGCCTGTGACCCCTTCCGGTGCACCGGGAACCCGGCGGAACCCGCACCGGCGCGGCCCCCGCCGTGCGTGAATGGGCGCATGAGCCGACTCTCCTCCTTCTCGTACGACGCACAGGAACTCCCCCGGGTCTCCGGGCCGCCCGCTGCGGTCGCTCCCGCCGGTGAGCAGCTGAGCGGTGTGTACGGCGACGGCGCCCGGCCGGGCGCGGCCACCGCGGTCGTCCTGCACGGGGCGGGCACCGGCAGCACGCGTCGGCTGCTGCCGCTCCTGGAGGACTTCGTCGCCCGCGGCTGTCACGGGCTGGCCTTCGACTTCTCCGGGCACGGCGCCAGCACGGGCCGGACGGCCGAGCTGAGCCTGCAAAGGCGCTTCGAACAGGCGGTCGGCGTGATCGACGCGCGGGCCCCGGCGGACGGCCCGCTGGTCCTGGTCGGCTTCAGCATGAGCGGGCAGACCGTCGCGGATCTCGCCCGGCACTACGGGCGGCGCGTGGTGGCCATCGGGCTGTGCGCTCCCGCGGTGTACGCGGCGGCGGCATGGACCGTCCCGTTCGGCGACGGAACCGGCCGCTTCACCCGGATCCTCCGTACCCCGGAGAGCTGGCGCTCGGCTCCCGCGCTGGAGGCGCTGCGGGCCTACGAGGGCCGCGCGGTACTGGCGGTGCCGGGGACGGACGCGGTGATCCCGGGGGCGGTGACCACGGCGATCGCGGCGGCGCTCACCGCGCGCGCCGCGTTCACCCGTCTCGACCTCCCCGACGCGGACCATGCCCTGGGCCTCTGGTTCCGCGACCACCCCGAGGACCGTACGCTCTTCGTGGACGCGGTGCTGACGGACGGGGTCCGAGCGGCCGGCGGTACGTAGCGCGCGTCCGGGCGAACCGGGGGCTCAGGAGGCGGCATGGGCGGGCGGCAGCGGCACATCGGAGTGG encodes:
- a CDS encoding alpha/beta hydrolase, which codes for MSRLSSFSYDAQELPRVSGPPAAVAPAGEQLSGVYGDGARPGAATAVVLHGAGTGSTRRLLPLLEDFVARGCHGLAFDFSGHGASTGRTAELSLQRRFEQAVGVIDARAPADGPLVLVGFSMSGQTVADLARHYGRRVVAIGLCAPAVYAAAAWTVPFGDGTGRFTRILRTPESWRSAPALEALRAYEGRAVLAVPGTDAVIPGAVTTAIAAALTARAAFTRLDLPDADHALGLWFRDHPEDRTLFVDAVLTDGVRAAGGT
- the pspAB gene encoding PspA-associated protein PspAB, translating into MGFLDILFGRTKPVAPDLDQLFALPSAAITLEAAAGFTPTGTGAVCFATVEGGAFAETNREVQALLDADTDRTGPPVELQRDDYGYSWLVSRRTPEQLTALVNDLHAVNSAMEVNGFGPQLLCSTACFEDGRGRRLALVYLYKRGTFYPFAPLAEQGERRDNPLELQIKAVLADDLRIEQDLGRWFPIWGAPGL